One Pagrus major chromosome 15, Pma_NU_1.0 DNA window includes the following coding sequences:
- the LOC141009079 gene encoding G-protein coupled receptor 4-like, translating into MEVFNITNTSQDNSYDYINTAYDYDDNINYNYSDGRPVDDDRDKVYRIMNVVTCIIISVGLPLTLLAIYALYSMVRRDHVAPIYVINLLISDLIQFCSMITEVAAPEDHKMIGHIFHLLSLFASIGFMVCIALERYLVIACPLWYRFRRTIKISVAVSVAVWVITLAFVLPLLFWGSRTAERIIFSIFFLLPLPLLIFFLGGTIKALSASRVPSDEKRRIVGILVLVLLIYTLLFLPVIILVVAEDDTLDAWTLGNLSAMFMRLSPLADLLLYVFMRKGIIDKLLTAVCCCRMDSNDSSKMNSNDSNSSSV; encoded by the exons ATGGAAGTTTTCAACATTACCAACACCTCACAGGACAACAGCTATGATTACATCAACACTGCCTATGACTACGATGATAACATCAACTATAACTACAGTGATGGCAGACCCGTCGACGATGATCGTGATAAAGTCTATCGCATCATGAATGTGGTGACATGCATAATCATTTCTGTCGGCCTTCCTTTGACCCTCTTGGCCATCTACGCTCTTTATTCTATG GTGCGACGTGATCATGTTGCTCCGATCTACGTCATCAACCTTCTCATTTCTGACCTCATTCAGTTCTGCTCCATGATCACTGAGGTGGCCGCACCTGAGGATCACAAGATGATTGGacatatttttcatcttttaagtCTGTTTGCCAGTATTGGCTTCATGGTGTGTATCGCCCTGGAAAG GTACTTGGTCATTGCCTGCCCACTGTGGTACCGCTTCAGACGAACCATCAAGATCTCTGTGGCAGTCTCTGTAGCGGTCTGGGTCATTACTCTAGCCTTTGTCCTGCCTTTACTTTTTTGGGGTAGTCGTACGGCTGAGAGAATCATCTTCagcatcttcttcctccttcccctcccacTGTTGATATTCTTCCTGGGTGGGACCATCAAAGCTCTGTCTGCCAGCCGTGTTCCCTCTGATGAGAAACGACGAATTGTTGGAATTTTGGTTCTGGTGCTGCTTATTTACACGCTGCTTTTCCTGCCTGTTATCATTTTGGTCGTGGCAGAGGACGACACCTTAGATGCCTGGACCCTTGGCAACCTGTCGGCCATGTTTATGCGGCTGAGTCCACTTGCAGACTTACTTCTGTATGTTTTCATGAGGAAAGGGATCATAGACAAGCTTCTGACCgctgtgtgttgttgcagaATGGACAGCAATGACAGCAGCAAAATGAACAGCAATGATAGCAACAGTTCATCTGTATGA
- the LOC141009326 gene encoding proteinase-activated receptor 1-like yields MEVFNITNTSQDISYNYSNIAFDYDDNITSDYSDNSTVDNVQKAKFWFTMFVLQSIIISVGLPLTLMAIFTLYSMVRRDHVAPIYVINLLVSDLIHLCCMIVRIATKMRPHIRTFFQLLSLFASVGFMVCIALERYLVIAFPLWYRFRRTIKISVVVSVATWVLSLAFALPLIFGVKFKVLKITFGIFSLLPLPLLIFFLGGTIKALSASRVPSDEKRRIVGILVLVLLIYTLLFLPTIVQYLAKAGTFVDWTFKSLAFGFRRVSPLVDLLLYVFMRKGIIDKLLAAVCCCRMNSNDSSRMDSNDVCSSSV; encoded by the exons ATGGAAGTTTTCAACATTACCAACACCTCACAGGACATCAGCTATAATTACAGCAACATTGCCTTTGACTACGATGACAACATCACCTCTGACTACAGTGATAACAGCACCGTCGACAATGTGCAAAAGGCAAAATTCTGGTTCACCATGTTTGTGCTGCAAAGCATAATCATTTCTGTCGGCCTTCCTTTGACCCTCATGGCCATCTTCACTCTTTATTCTATG GTGCGCCGTGATCATGTTGCTCCGATCTACGTCATCAACCTTCTCGTGTCCGACCTCATTCACCTCTGCTGCATGATCGTTAGGATAGCAACAAAGATGAGGCCTCACATTAGAACATTTTTTCAACTTTTAAGTCTGTTTGCCAGTGTCGGCTTCATGGTGTGTATCGCCCTGGAAAG GTATCTGGTCATCGCCTTCCCACTGTGGTACCGCTTTAGACGAACCATCAAGATCTCTGTGGTGGTCTCTGTGGCAACCTGGGTCCTTTCTCTTGCCTTTGCCCTCCCTTTGATATTTGGGGTTAAATTTAAGGTCCTGAAAATCACCTTTGGCatcttctccctccttcccctcccaCTGTTGATATTCTTCCTGGGTGGGACCATCAAAGCTCTGTCTGCCAGCCGTGTTCCCTCTGATGAGAAACGACGAATTGTTGGAATTTTGGTTCTGGTGCTGCTTATTTACACGTTGCTGTTCCTGCCCACCATCGTTCAGTACCTGGCAAAGGCAGGCACATTTGTTGACTGGACCTTCAAGTCCCTGGCTTTTGGGTTTCGGCGGGTGAGTCCTCTTGTAGACTTACTTCTGTATGTTTTCATGAGGAAAGGGATCATAGACAAGCTtttggctgctgtgtgttgttgcagaATGAACAGCAATGATAGCAGCAGAATGGACAGCAATGACGTATGCAGTTCATCTGTATGA
- the LOC141009080 gene encoding chemokine XC receptor 1-like has translation MEVFNITNTSQDNNTINDEYERKVIHIMNVVTCIIISVGLPLTLVAIYALHSMVRSDHVAPIYVINLLVSDLIQFCCMIIRITTKMWPHIRTLFHALSLFASVGFMVCIALERYLVIACPLWYRFRRTIKISVVVSVAVWVLSLAFALPLIFGVKFKVLKITFGIFFLLPLPLLIFFLGGTIKALFASRVPSDEKRRIVGILVLVLLIYTLLFLPSIVQYLAKAGTFVDYLSFVLRRVSPLVDLLLYVFMRKGIIDKLLAAVCCCRMNSNDSSRMDSNDVCSSSV, from the exons ATGGAAGTTTTCAACATTACCAACACCTCACAGGACAACAACACAATCAACGATGAGTATGAGAGAAAAGTCATTCACATCATGAATGTGGTGACATGCATAATCATTTCTGTCGGCCTTCCTTTGACCCTCGTAGCCATCTACGCTCTTCATTCTATG GTGCGAAGTGATCATGTTGCTCCGATCTACGTCATCAACCTTCTCGTGTCCGACCTCATTCAGTTCTGCTGCATGATCATTAGGATAACAACAAAGATGTGGCCTCACATTAGAACACTTTTTCATGCTTTAAGTCTGTTTGCCAGTGTCGGCTTCATGGTGTGTATCGCCCTGGAAAG GTATCTGGTCATCGCCTGCCCACTGTGGTACCGCTTTAGACGAACCATCAAGATCTCTGTGGTGGTCTCTGTGGCGGTCTGGGTCCTTTCTCTTGCCTTTGCCCTCCCTTTGATATTCGGGGTTAAATTTAAGGTCCTGAAAATCACCTTtggcatcttcttcctccttcccctcccacTGTTGATATTCTTCCTGGGTGGGACCATCAAAGCTCTGTTTGCCAGCCGTGTTCCCTCTGATGAGAAACGACGAATTGTTGGAATTTTGGTTCTGGTGCTGCTTATTTACACGTTGCTGTTCCTGCCCTCCATCGTTCAGTACCTGGCAAAGGCAGGCACATTTGTTGACTACCTGTCATTTGTGCTTCGGCGGGTGAGTCCTCTTGTAGACTTACTTCTGTATGTTTTCATGAGGAAAGGGATCATAGACAAGCTtttggctgctgtgtgttgttgcagaATGAACAGCAATGATAGCAGCAGAATGGACAGCAATGACGTATGCAGTTCATCTGTATGA
- the LOC141009081 gene encoding neoverrucotoxin subunit alpha-like produces the protein MLEKLKKSKYGLIHNSVQLNDCNLSERSCEALSSVLSSQSSSLRELHLSNNNLQDSGVKLLSAGLKSPHWSLKTLRLSGCLITEEGCTSLASALNSNPSRLRELDLSYNHPGDSGVMLLSAGLGHPLWKLDTLRVEPGGVRWLRAGLKKYSCELTIDTNTVNRKIKLSEDNREVINVEEEQSYPDHPDRFDWCQLLCRNGLTGRCYWEAEWRGHVDISVSYRGINRRGIKYDCRFGRNDWSWNLSCSDDHYCVSHNNRGPYITTSSSSSSSVSNRVAVYVDCPAGTLSFFRVSSDSLIHLHTFNTTFTEPLYPGFGFRFWSRSNSSGFSVSLCPLRI, from the exons ATGTTGGAGAAGCTCAAGAAGTCTAAATATGGACTCATTCACAACAGCGTACA ATTGAATGACTGCAACCTCTCAGAGAggagctgtgaagctctgtcctcagttctcagctcccagtcctccaGCCTTAGAGAGCTGcacctgagtaacaacaacctgcaggattcaggagtgaagctacTGTCTGCTGGACTGAAGAGTCCGCACTGGTCACTTaaaactctcag gctgtcaggctgtctgatcacagaggaaggctgtacttctctggcctcagctctgaactCCAACCCCTCCCGtttgagagagctggacctgagctacaatcatccaggagactcggGGGtgatgctgctgtctgctggactGGGGCATCCACTCTGGAAACTGGACACTCTTAG gGTGGAGCCTGGTGGAGTCCGATGGTTGAGAGCAGGTCTGAAgaagt attcctgtgaACTCACaattgacacaaacacagtaaacagaaaGATCAAACTGTCTGAGGACAACAGGGAGGTGATCAACGTGGAGGAGGAACAGTCGTATCCTGATCATCCGGACAGATTCGACTGgtgtcagctgctgtgtagaaatggtctgactggtcgctgttactgggaggcAGAGTGGAGAGGACATGTTgatatatcagtgagttacagaggaatcaaCAGGAGAGGAATCAAATATGACTGCAGGTTTGGAAGGAATGATTGGTCCTGGAACCTGAGCTGCTCTGATGATCATTACTGTGTCTCTCACAATAACAGAGGACCATACAtcactacctcctcctcctcctcctcctccgtctctaacagagtagcagtgtatgtggactgtcctgctggcactctgtccttcttcagagtctcctctgactcactgatccacctccacaccttcaacaccacattcactgaacctctttatcctgggtttgGGTTCAGGTTCTGGTCCAGGTCTAACTCGTCTGGtttctcagtgtctctgtgtcctctacGGATCTAA